In the genome of Vicia villosa cultivar HV-30 ecotype Madison, WI linkage group LG7, Vvil1.0, whole genome shotgun sequence, one region contains:
- the LOC131615654 gene encoding histidine kinase 2 isoform X2: MIMQILSNCIDEKRLQILLSSGIVNTPHSICPKESRCVEESLEQCPVRDDFVEARTGLPFSYPWKTYVTLDFAPWSKLVNVLLCGIVIVIIMSLKLSGFCLISRSRREKLGQDNSTGQHKPLQHLMHGHSKASGRWRKKLLDIFVSLGIVGSVWLFWYLSSDIVQRREEMLATMCDERAGMLQDQFNVSLNHVHALAILVSTFHHGKHPSAVDQNIFGEYTESSAFERPLTSGVAYALKVLHSDRMNFEKQHGWTIKKMETENEALVQDCIPENLDPAPIQDEYAPVIFAQETVSHIVSIDMMSGKEDRENILRARASGKGVLTSPFKLLKSNHLGVVLTFAVYGSKLPPDATPEQRIEATVGYLGASYDVPSLVDKLLHQLASKQTIVVNVYDTTNASAYITMYGTDVVDTGLLHVSGLDFGDPLRKHEMHCRFKHMPPFPWMAFNASVAVFVITLLLGHIFHAAINRIAQVEDDYRRMKELMVRAEAADVAKSQFLATVSHEIRTPMNGVLGMLQMLMDTDLDDNQIDCAQTAHDSGKDLISVISEVLEQAKIEAGRLELESVAFHPHAILDEVLSHFSEKAIEKRIELAVYASNQVPQVVIGDPKRFRQIITNLVGNSLKFTHDKGHVFVSIHLSNEVKNPLHIMDPVLREGLNTSHDISEGSCNTLSGFPVGNRWKSWENFKKLNLADESETIQLLVTVEDTGIGIPTDAQSRIFTPFMQADSSTSRTYGGTGIGLSISKCLVDLMGGEIGFVSEPEIGSTFSFTGNFRKGVTESRDDKLQKNNPEFQGLKALVVDRRKVRAEVTRYHLQRLGMCVDVKFHLSETCNSSMSVQLAMILIEKDSWDKESSSLFEIKKHEHNGIKEDPLKFSKIFLLSAHLSFSERNELKSVGIIDDILMKPLWLNALIRYYRSSSGAGRKQITRKKLSKLGNLLTHKRILVVDDNAVNRKVAEGVLRKYGAVVTCVEGGKVALKMLKPPHNFDACFMDLQMPEMDGFEVTRQIRYMENEVNEKLARGQASAETFGNNSHWHTPILAMTAHVTPASNEECKKCGMDDYVSKPFEEEQLYMAVARVFNFGS; this comes from the exons ATGATAATGCAGATTTTGTCCAACTGTATTGATGAAAAAAGGCTTCAAATACTGTTAAGCAGTGGCATAGTCAATACTCCACATTCAATTTGTCCGAAGGAGAGTAGATGTGTTGAAGAGTCTCTAGAACAATGCCCGGTTCGTGATGATTTCGTTGAGGCAAGGACTGGATTACCATTCTCATACCCGTGGAAAACATACGTGACATTGGATTTTGCGCCGTGGTCCAAGTTGGTTAATGTTTTGCTCTGTGGGATTGTTATTGTAATTATAATGTCGCTCAAGTTGTCTGGCTTCTGTTTAATAAGTAGGAGTCGAAGGGAGAAGCTAGGTCAAGATAATTCTACTGGTCAACACAAGCCGCTTCAACATTTGATGCATGGTCATTCGAAGGCTTCTGGGAGGTGGAGGAAAAAGTTGCTAGATATTTTCGTCTCACTTGGAATTGTCGGTTCCGTGTGGCTATTTTGGTACCTGAGTTCCGACATTGTGCAAAGAAGAGAAGAAATGCTTGCCACTATGTGTGATGAACGAGCTGGTATGCTGCAAGATCAATTTAACGTGAGCTTGAACCATGTTCACGCTCTCGCTATTCTTGTGTCTACGTTTCATCATGGTAAACATCCTTCTGCAGTTGACCAG AATATTTTCGGAGAATATACCGAGAGTTCCGCGTTTGAGAGACCACTTACTAGTGGCGTTGCTTATGCTTTGAAAGTTCTGCATTCAGATAGGATGAATTTTGAGAAGCAGCATGGGTGGACAATTAAGAAAATGGAAACCGAGAACGAGGCATTAGTTCAAGATTGTATTCCAGAAAACTTGGATCCGGCGCCCATTCAAGATGAATATGCACCGGTCATATTTGCTCAAGAAACTGTTTCTCATATTGTATCTATTGACATGATGTCAGGGAAG GAAGATCGGGAGAATATTTTGCGAGCAAGGGCTTCCGGAAAGGGTGTTCTGACATCCCCTTTCAAGCTTCTAAAGTCTAACCACCTAGGCGTTGTGCTTACATTTGCTGTCTATGGCTCTAAGCTTCCTCCAGATGCTACACCCGAACAGCGTATCGAAGCTACTGTCGGGTATTTGGGCGCATCTTATGATGTTCCATCACTTGTGGACAAGCTTCTTCACCAACTTGCCAGCAAGCAAACCATTGTTGTTAATGTTTATGACACAACTAATGCATCTGCGTATATTACAATGTATGGTACCGATGTTGTTGATACTGGCCTACTACACGTAAGCGGTCTAGATTTTGGGGATCCGCTACGAAAACATGAGATGCATTGCAG GTTCAAGCATATGCCTCCATTTCCTTGGATGGCATTCAATGCATCTGTGGCGGTATTTGTTATTACCTTGCTTCTTGGACATATATTTCATGCGGCAATAAATCGAATAGCTCAAGTAGAGGATGACTATCGTCGGATGAAAGAGCTCATGGTTCGCGCTGAGGCTGCAGATGTCGCAAAATCTCAGTTTCTTGCGACAGTTTCGCATGAGATCAGGACTCCAATGAATGGTGTTTTAGGTATGCTGCAAATGTTGATGGATACTGACCTCGATGACAATCAGATCGATTGTGCCCAAACTGCTCATGACAGTGGTAAAGATCTTATATCGGTCATAAGTGAGGTTCTTGAACAAGCTAAGATCGAAGCAGGAAGACTTGAACTCGAATCTGTAGCTTTTCATCCACATGCTATTCTCGATGAAGTTCTATCACATTTCTCTGAAAAAGCCATTGAAAAACGAATTGAG TTGGCTGTTTACGCGTCCAACCAAGTACCTCAGGTTGTCATCGGCGATCCTAAACGCTTCCGGCAAATAATTACCAATCTTGTCGGAAACTCACTTAAG TTCACTCACGATAAAGGACATGTTTTTGTGTCGATTCATCTTTCAAACGAAGTGAAGAATCCACTTCATATCATGGATCCAGTGCTGAGAGAAGGCTTAAACACGAGCCACGATATATCAGAAGGATCATGTAACACGTTGAGTGGATTTCCTGTAGGCAACAGATGGAAAAGCTGGGAAAATTTTAAGAAGTTAAATTTGGCGGATGAATCTGAAACTATTCAACTACTAGTAACGGTTGAGGACACTGGTATCGGAATTCCTACCGATGCACAAAGCCGCATATTTACACCTTTTATGCAGGCTGATAGTTCTACATCTCGAACATACGGTGGAACTGGAATAGGATTGAGCATTAGTAAATGTCTAGTTGACCTCATGGGAGGAGAAATTGGATTTGTAAGTGAGCCTGAAATCGGAAGTACTTTTTCGTTTACTGGAAATTTCAGAAAAGGAGTAACCGAATCTCGGGATGATAAGTTGCAGAAGAACAATCCCGAGTTTCAAGGATTGAAAGCATTAGTAGTAGATAGAAGAAAAGTTCGAGCCGAGGTTACACGATATCACCTACAGAGGTTAGGGATGTGTGTGGATGTAAAATTCCATCTATCCGAAACTTGCAACTCAAG TATGTCAGTACAGTTGGCCATGATTCTTATAGAGAAGGATTCTTGGGACAAGGAAAGTAGTAGCTTATTTGAAATCAAGAAACACGAACACAATGGCATCAAAGAGGACCCGTtaaaattttcaaagatttttctCCTGTCCGCCCATCTAAGCTTCAGCGAACGCAACGAGCTAAAGTCAGTTGGTATCATAGATGATATACTAATGAAGCCTCTTTGGCTAAATGCTTTGATTCGATACTACAGGTCATCGTCCGGAGCTGGGAGAAAGCAAATCACTAGAAAGAAATTATCCAAACTTGGAAATTTATTAACACACAAACGAATTTTGGTGGTTGATGATAATGCGGTGAACCGAAAAGTTGCAGAAGGTGTTCTGCGAAAATACGGAGCAGTAGTAACCTGTGTTGAGGGCGGTAAGGTTGCTCTAAAGATGCTTAAACCACCGCATAATTTTGATGCTTGTTTCATGGATCTCCAAATGCCAGAAATGGATGG TTTTGAGGTGACGAGGCAAATCCGGTATATGGAGAACGAGGTAAATGAAAAACTCGCTCGCGGGCAAGCATCGGCAGAGACTTTTGGCAACAATTCTCATTGGCACACTCCAATATTAGCTATGACAGCTCATGTAACTCCGGCATCAAATGAAGAATGCAAAAAATGTGGGATGGACGACTACGTGTCAAAGCCATTCGAAGAAGAGCAACTCTATATGGCAGTCGCACGCGTCTTCAATTTCGGGTCATAG
- the LOC131615654 gene encoding histidine kinase 2 isoform X1, which translates to MSVNGRVSGSNGRLSQKIKSRKGNESSLLVSNSTWTCLWKQFLFWVFVAIGSVWFIFNSFNYKPLTNEAACEKSTQDLLQRYNVSREQLHALASLFSGSDQILSNCIDEKRLQILLSSGIVNTPHSICPKESRCVEESLEQCPVRDDFVEARTGLPFSYPWKTYVTLDFAPWSKLVNVLLCGIVIVIIMSLKLSGFCLISRSRREKLGQDNSTGQHKPLQHLMHGHSKASGRWRKKLLDIFVSLGIVGSVWLFWYLSSDIVQRREEMLATMCDERAGMLQDQFNVSLNHVHALAILVSTFHHGKHPSAVDQNIFGEYTESSAFERPLTSGVAYALKVLHSDRMNFEKQHGWTIKKMETENEALVQDCIPENLDPAPIQDEYAPVIFAQETVSHIVSIDMMSGKEDRENILRARASGKGVLTSPFKLLKSNHLGVVLTFAVYGSKLPPDATPEQRIEATVGYLGASYDVPSLVDKLLHQLASKQTIVVNVYDTTNASAYITMYGTDVVDTGLLHVSGLDFGDPLRKHEMHCRFKHMPPFPWMAFNASVAVFVITLLLGHIFHAAINRIAQVEDDYRRMKELMVRAEAADVAKSQFLATVSHEIRTPMNGVLGMLQMLMDTDLDDNQIDCAQTAHDSGKDLISVISEVLEQAKIEAGRLELESVAFHPHAILDEVLSHFSEKAIEKRIELAVYASNQVPQVVIGDPKRFRQIITNLVGNSLKFTHDKGHVFVSIHLSNEVKNPLHIMDPVLREGLNTSHDISEGSCNTLSGFPVGNRWKSWENFKKLNLADESETIQLLVTVEDTGIGIPTDAQSRIFTPFMQADSSTSRTYGGTGIGLSISKCLVDLMGGEIGFVSEPEIGSTFSFTGNFRKGVTESRDDKLQKNNPEFQGLKALVVDRRKVRAEVTRYHLQRLGMCVDVKFHLSETCNSSMSVQLAMILIEKDSWDKESSSLFEIKKHEHNGIKEDPLKFSKIFLLSAHLSFSERNELKSVGIIDDILMKPLWLNALIRYYRSSSGAGRKQITRKKLSKLGNLLTHKRILVVDDNAVNRKVAEGVLRKYGAVVTCVEGGKVALKMLKPPHNFDACFMDLQMPEMDGFEVTRQIRYMENEVNEKLARGQASAETFGNNSHWHTPILAMTAHVTPASNEECKKCGMDDYVSKPFEEEQLYMAVARVFNFGS; encoded by the exons ATGTCTGTGAATGGAAGAGTTTCTGGTTCAAATGGAAGATTGTCACAGAAAATCAAATCTAGGAAAGGAAATGAGTCTTCTTTACTTGTGTCTAATTCTACTTGGACGTGTTTGTGGAAACAGTTTCTCTTTTGGGTTTTTGTTGCTATAGGGAGTGTTTGGTTTATCTTTAATAGTTTCAATTATAAGCCTTTGACTAATGAAGCAGCTTGTGAAAAAAGTACACAAGACTTGTTACAACGTTACAATGTCAGTAGAGAGCAGCTTCATGCTTTGGCTTCCTTGTTCTCTGGATCAGATCAG ATTTTGTCCAACTGTATTGATGAAAAAAGGCTTCAAATACTGTTAAGCAGTGGCATAGTCAATACTCCACATTCAATTTGTCCGAAGGAGAGTAGATGTGTTGAAGAGTCTCTAGAACAATGCCCGGTTCGTGATGATTTCGTTGAGGCAAGGACTGGATTACCATTCTCATACCCGTGGAAAACATACGTGACATTGGATTTTGCGCCGTGGTCCAAGTTGGTTAATGTTTTGCTCTGTGGGATTGTTATTGTAATTATAATGTCGCTCAAGTTGTCTGGCTTCTGTTTAATAAGTAGGAGTCGAAGGGAGAAGCTAGGTCAAGATAATTCTACTGGTCAACACAAGCCGCTTCAACATTTGATGCATGGTCATTCGAAGGCTTCTGGGAGGTGGAGGAAAAAGTTGCTAGATATTTTCGTCTCACTTGGAATTGTCGGTTCCGTGTGGCTATTTTGGTACCTGAGTTCCGACATTGTGCAAAGAAGAGAAGAAATGCTTGCCACTATGTGTGATGAACGAGCTGGTATGCTGCAAGATCAATTTAACGTGAGCTTGAACCATGTTCACGCTCTCGCTATTCTTGTGTCTACGTTTCATCATGGTAAACATCCTTCTGCAGTTGACCAG AATATTTTCGGAGAATATACCGAGAGTTCCGCGTTTGAGAGACCACTTACTAGTGGCGTTGCTTATGCTTTGAAAGTTCTGCATTCAGATAGGATGAATTTTGAGAAGCAGCATGGGTGGACAATTAAGAAAATGGAAACCGAGAACGAGGCATTAGTTCAAGATTGTATTCCAGAAAACTTGGATCCGGCGCCCATTCAAGATGAATATGCACCGGTCATATTTGCTCAAGAAACTGTTTCTCATATTGTATCTATTGACATGATGTCAGGGAAG GAAGATCGGGAGAATATTTTGCGAGCAAGGGCTTCCGGAAAGGGTGTTCTGACATCCCCTTTCAAGCTTCTAAAGTCTAACCACCTAGGCGTTGTGCTTACATTTGCTGTCTATGGCTCTAAGCTTCCTCCAGATGCTACACCCGAACAGCGTATCGAAGCTACTGTCGGGTATTTGGGCGCATCTTATGATGTTCCATCACTTGTGGACAAGCTTCTTCACCAACTTGCCAGCAAGCAAACCATTGTTGTTAATGTTTATGACACAACTAATGCATCTGCGTATATTACAATGTATGGTACCGATGTTGTTGATACTGGCCTACTACACGTAAGCGGTCTAGATTTTGGGGATCCGCTACGAAAACATGAGATGCATTGCAG GTTCAAGCATATGCCTCCATTTCCTTGGATGGCATTCAATGCATCTGTGGCGGTATTTGTTATTACCTTGCTTCTTGGACATATATTTCATGCGGCAATAAATCGAATAGCTCAAGTAGAGGATGACTATCGTCGGATGAAAGAGCTCATGGTTCGCGCTGAGGCTGCAGATGTCGCAAAATCTCAGTTTCTTGCGACAGTTTCGCATGAGATCAGGACTCCAATGAATGGTGTTTTAGGTATGCTGCAAATGTTGATGGATACTGACCTCGATGACAATCAGATCGATTGTGCCCAAACTGCTCATGACAGTGGTAAAGATCTTATATCGGTCATAAGTGAGGTTCTTGAACAAGCTAAGATCGAAGCAGGAAGACTTGAACTCGAATCTGTAGCTTTTCATCCACATGCTATTCTCGATGAAGTTCTATCACATTTCTCTGAAAAAGCCATTGAAAAACGAATTGAG TTGGCTGTTTACGCGTCCAACCAAGTACCTCAGGTTGTCATCGGCGATCCTAAACGCTTCCGGCAAATAATTACCAATCTTGTCGGAAACTCACTTAAG TTCACTCACGATAAAGGACATGTTTTTGTGTCGATTCATCTTTCAAACGAAGTGAAGAATCCACTTCATATCATGGATCCAGTGCTGAGAGAAGGCTTAAACACGAGCCACGATATATCAGAAGGATCATGTAACACGTTGAGTGGATTTCCTGTAGGCAACAGATGGAAAAGCTGGGAAAATTTTAAGAAGTTAAATTTGGCGGATGAATCTGAAACTATTCAACTACTAGTAACGGTTGAGGACACTGGTATCGGAATTCCTACCGATGCACAAAGCCGCATATTTACACCTTTTATGCAGGCTGATAGTTCTACATCTCGAACATACGGTGGAACTGGAATAGGATTGAGCATTAGTAAATGTCTAGTTGACCTCATGGGAGGAGAAATTGGATTTGTAAGTGAGCCTGAAATCGGAAGTACTTTTTCGTTTACTGGAAATTTCAGAAAAGGAGTAACCGAATCTCGGGATGATAAGTTGCAGAAGAACAATCCCGAGTTTCAAGGATTGAAAGCATTAGTAGTAGATAGAAGAAAAGTTCGAGCCGAGGTTACACGATATCACCTACAGAGGTTAGGGATGTGTGTGGATGTAAAATTCCATCTATCCGAAACTTGCAACTCAAG TATGTCAGTACAGTTGGCCATGATTCTTATAGAGAAGGATTCTTGGGACAAGGAAAGTAGTAGCTTATTTGAAATCAAGAAACACGAACACAATGGCATCAAAGAGGACCCGTtaaaattttcaaagatttttctCCTGTCCGCCCATCTAAGCTTCAGCGAACGCAACGAGCTAAAGTCAGTTGGTATCATAGATGATATACTAATGAAGCCTCTTTGGCTAAATGCTTTGATTCGATACTACAGGTCATCGTCCGGAGCTGGGAGAAAGCAAATCACTAGAAAGAAATTATCCAAACTTGGAAATTTATTAACACACAAACGAATTTTGGTGGTTGATGATAATGCGGTGAACCGAAAAGTTGCAGAAGGTGTTCTGCGAAAATACGGAGCAGTAGTAACCTGTGTTGAGGGCGGTAAGGTTGCTCTAAAGATGCTTAAACCACCGCATAATTTTGATGCTTGTTTCATGGATCTCCAAATGCCAGAAATGGATGG TTTTGAGGTGACGAGGCAAATCCGGTATATGGAGAACGAGGTAAATGAAAAACTCGCTCGCGGGCAAGCATCGGCAGAGACTTTTGGCAACAATTCTCATTGGCACACTCCAATATTAGCTATGACAGCTCATGTAACTCCGGCATCAAATGAAGAATGCAAAAAATGTGGGATGGACGACTACGTGTCAAAGCCATTCGAAGAAGAGCAACTCTATATGGCAGTCGCACGCGTCTTCAATTTCGGGTCATAG